In one window of Mobula birostris isolate sMobBir1 chromosome 25, sMobBir1.hap1, whole genome shotgun sequence DNA:
- the rabgef1 gene encoding rab5 GDP/GTP exchange factor isoform X2: protein MSLKSERRGIHVDQSELLCKKGCGYYGNPAWQGFCSKCWREEYSKARQRQIQEDWELAERLQREEEAAYASSQGAPSLTFSKFEEKKTNETKRKVQTVKKFFSPSSRAAPKKDSQEVKASSPSINRQASLETERASKDFIDFLKSFRRPGQDILKQCRAFIENMQHKKELSIEEQSECVQDFYQSMVDRLQSHSSFKGSPEGIEKIMDQIENYMMTRLYKTVFCPETTDDEKKDLAVQKRIRALHWVTLEMLCVPVNEEIHEVYELVVKAITAVIEMDSRRVPREKLTCITKCSKHIFNAIKITKNEPASADDFLPTLIYIVLKANPPRLQSNIQYITRFCNPSRLMTGEDGYYFTNLCCAVAFIEKLDAQSLNLTQEDFDRYMSGQASPKKHDSEDWSPEACAGMKQMCKNLNLISQLNERQQRILSAAKQLEKDLIDWSEGVTKEVEDIIEKYPLDIKPRGQSVVAIDSDNVENDKLPPPIQPQMFVG, encoded by the exons ATGAGCTTGAAATCAGAACGTAGAGGAATCCATGTGGACCAATCCGAGCTCCTATGTAAAAAAGGCTGTGGTTACTATGGAAATCCTGCGTGGCAAGGATTTTGTTCTAAGTGCTGGAGAGAAGAGTACAGTAAAGCCAGACAGCGACAAATTCAGGAAGATTGGGAGCTTGCAGAACG TTTACAGCGCGAGGAAGAAGCTGCATATGCTAGCAGTCAAGGGGCACCGTCACTCACATTTTCTAAATTCGAAGAGAAAAAGACAAATGAGACTAAAAGGAAAGTTCAGACTGTCAAAAAGTTCTTCAGCCCATCATCCAGGGCTGCACCAAAAAAAG ACAGTCAGGAAGTCAAAGCTTCAAGTCCATCCATAAATAGACAGGCCAGTCTGGAAACAGAACGAGCTTCGAAGGACTTTATTGATTTCCTCAAGAGCTTTCGTAGGCCTGGTCAAGATATACTAAAACAATGTCGGGCATTTATTGAAAACATGCAGCATAAAAAG GAATTAAGTATTGAAGAACAGTCAGAGTGCGTCCAGGATTTCTATCAAAGCATGGTTGACCGACTACAGTCTCACTCCAGTTTTAAAG GTTCTCCTGAAGGGATAGAGAAGATTATGGATCAGATTGAAAACTATATGATGACACGACTGTACAAAACAGTGTTTTGTCCAGAGACTACTGATGATGAGAAGAAAGATCTTGCAGTTCAGAAGCGAATTCG GGCATTACATTGGGTGACACTTGAGATGCTGTGTGTTCCAGTAAATGAAGAAATCCATGAAGTTTACGAATTAGTTGTAAAAGCAATAACTG CTGTAATAGAAATGGATTCAAGACGAGTTCCACGTGAAAAGCTGACCTGCATCACTAAATGCAGCAAACACATTTTCAATGCCATAAAGATCACAAAGAATGAACCTGCCTCTGCTGATGACTTCTTACCCACACTTATCTACATAGTATTAAAGGCTAATCCTCCTCGGTTACAGTCAAACATCCAGTATATTACACGATTCTGCAATCCAAGCAGGCTGATGACTGGTGAAGATGGGTATTATTTCACAAATTTA TGTTGTGCAGTTGCCTTTATTGAAAAGTTGGATGCTCAGTCTTTGAATCTAACGCAAGAAGATTTTGATCGTTACATGTCTGGTCAAGCATCACCGAAGAAACATGACTCTGAAGATTGGTCTCCCGAGGCGTGTGCAGGAATGAAACAAATGTGCAAAAACTTAAATCTTATTTCACAGCTGAATGAGAGGCAGCAAAGGATTCTGTCTGCTGCCAAACAGCTTGAAAAAGACTTAATTGATTGGAGTGAAGGTGTAACTAAAGAAGTTGAAGACATTATTGAGAAATACCCACTTGATATCAAACCTAGGGGCCAGTCAGTAGTGGCAATTGATTCTGAC
- the rabgef1 gene encoding rab5 GDP/GTP exchange factor isoform X1 has protein sequence MSLKSERRGIHVDQSELLCKKGCGYYGNPAWQGFCSKCWREEYSKARQRQIQEDWELAERLQREEEAAYASSQGAPSLTFSKFEEKKTNETKRKVQTVKKFFSPSSRAAPKKADSQEVKASSPSINRQASLETERASKDFIDFLKSFRRPGQDILKQCRAFIENMQHKKELSIEEQSECVQDFYQSMVDRLQSHSSFKGSPEGIEKIMDQIENYMMTRLYKTVFCPETTDDEKKDLAVQKRIRALHWVTLEMLCVPVNEEIHEVYELVVKAITAVIEMDSRRVPREKLTCITKCSKHIFNAIKITKNEPASADDFLPTLIYIVLKANPPRLQSNIQYITRFCNPSRLMTGEDGYYFTNLCCAVAFIEKLDAQSLNLTQEDFDRYMSGQASPKKHDSEDWSPEACAGMKQMCKNLNLISQLNERQQRILSAAKQLEKDLIDWSEGVTKEVEDIIEKYPLDIKPRGQSVVAIDSDNVENDKLPPPIQPQMFVG, from the exons ATGAGCTTGAAATCAGAACGTAGAGGAATCCATGTGGACCAATCCGAGCTCCTATGTAAAAAAGGCTGTGGTTACTATGGAAATCCTGCGTGGCAAGGATTTTGTTCTAAGTGCTGGAGAGAAGAGTACAGTAAAGCCAGACAGCGACAAATTCAGGAAGATTGGGAGCTTGCAGAACG TTTACAGCGCGAGGAAGAAGCTGCATATGCTAGCAGTCAAGGGGCACCGTCACTCACATTTTCTAAATTCGAAGAGAAAAAGACAAATGAGACTAAAAGGAAAGTTCAGACTGTCAAAAAGTTCTTCAGCCCATCATCCAGGGCTGCACCAAAAAAAG CAGACAGTCAGGAAGTCAAAGCTTCAAGTCCATCCATAAATAGACAGGCCAGTCTGGAAACAGAACGAGCTTCGAAGGACTTTATTGATTTCCTCAAGAGCTTTCGTAGGCCTGGTCAAGATATACTAAAACAATGTCGGGCATTTATTGAAAACATGCAGCATAAAAAG GAATTAAGTATTGAAGAACAGTCAGAGTGCGTCCAGGATTTCTATCAAAGCATGGTTGACCGACTACAGTCTCACTCCAGTTTTAAAG GTTCTCCTGAAGGGATAGAGAAGATTATGGATCAGATTGAAAACTATATGATGACACGACTGTACAAAACAGTGTTTTGTCCAGAGACTACTGATGATGAGAAGAAAGATCTTGCAGTTCAGAAGCGAATTCG GGCATTACATTGGGTGACACTTGAGATGCTGTGTGTTCCAGTAAATGAAGAAATCCATGAAGTTTACGAATTAGTTGTAAAAGCAATAACTG CTGTAATAGAAATGGATTCAAGACGAGTTCCACGTGAAAAGCTGACCTGCATCACTAAATGCAGCAAACACATTTTCAATGCCATAAAGATCACAAAGAATGAACCTGCCTCTGCTGATGACTTCTTACCCACACTTATCTACATAGTATTAAAGGCTAATCCTCCTCGGTTACAGTCAAACATCCAGTATATTACACGATTCTGCAATCCAAGCAGGCTGATGACTGGTGAAGATGGGTATTATTTCACAAATTTA TGTTGTGCAGTTGCCTTTATTGAAAAGTTGGATGCTCAGTCTTTGAATCTAACGCAAGAAGATTTTGATCGTTACATGTCTGGTCAAGCATCACCGAAGAAACATGACTCTGAAGATTGGTCTCCCGAGGCGTGTGCAGGAATGAAACAAATGTGCAAAAACTTAAATCTTATTTCACAGCTGAATGAGAGGCAGCAAAGGATTCTGTCTGCTGCCAAACAGCTTGAAAAAGACTTAATTGATTGGAGTGAAGGTGTAACTAAAGAAGTTGAAGACATTATTGAGAAATACCCACTTGATATCAAACCTAGGGGCCAGTCAGTAGTGGCAATTGATTCTGAC